A single Nicotiana tabacum cultivar K326 chromosome 5, ASM71507v2, whole genome shotgun sequence DNA region contains:
- the LOC107799771 gene encoding uncharacterized protein LOC107799771 produces the protein MRAKTDPSFCEYLLRIGNGEEKTDNYDKIEIPDYFVIPFISEKESLDLLFRATFPDLHTCSDMFSMTSRVILMTKSDFVDEMNELLIAHFPGDARTYIAFDETIEANDQSQYEDFLHTLHSAGLPPHKLTLIKHCPVILL, from the coding sequence ATGCGAGCTAAAACAGATCCTTCTTTTTGTGAATATTTGCTGAGAATaggaaatggagaagaaaaaacAGATAACTATGATAAAATAGAAATTCCTGATTATTTTGTTATTCCTTTCATTTCTGAAAAGGAATCATTAGATCTTTTGTTTAGAGCAACTTTTCCAGATTTACATACATGTTCTGATATGTTTTCTATGACTTCACGCGTAATTCTGATGACAAAAAGTGACTTTGTTGATGAAATGAATGAGTTGCTCATAGCTCACTTTCCTGGAGATGCTAGAACATATATTGCATTTGATGAAACTATTGAAGCGAATGATCAGAGTCAATATGAAGATTTTTTGCATACATTACATTCCGCTGGTTTACCTCCCCATAAATTGACATTAATAAAGCATTGTCCTGTTATTCTGTTATGA